The genomic interval ATGGGGCATTAAGTCGATGGGGCATCATTGAGATTACCGATCCGTGGGATGCCGCAAATACAATAAAGGCATTCCTCAGTTCGCCCCAAACAGGAGGTCAAGTCAATGACCGTGATTAATCTGGTTAAAATTCCCATCAAAACCATTGACCTCTCTCCAGGCAGCCATCTCTCCATTCCTGATGTGACATGGGTTCAGTATGAAGCCCTCTTGGAAGAACTCGGTGCAAAACGGCGGAATCCAAGAATCAACTACTACAACGGCACCTTAGAGCTTATGTCACCTCTCCCTAAGCATGAACGCTGGAAACGGCTCATCGTCGGACTGGTGGAAAGTATCCTCAAAGCTCAGAAACGACCTTGGGAACCGTTGGGATCGACCACCTTTAAGCGAAAAAGCATGGCAGCAGGACTCGAACCAGATGACTGCTTCTATATCCAAAACTACCGGACTGTCATCGGCAAAGATCGGATTGATCTCGACATTGACCCACCACCCGATTTAGCCATTGAAGCCGATTTAACGTCCCAAACCCAGCGGGAGATTTATGAAGCCCTGGGTGTGCCAGAGCTATGGATTTATGGACGGGACAAGCTCAAGATCTACGTGCTGCGAAATAACAACTATGAGGAATCAGCCATTAGTCCCACCTTTCCAGAATTGCCTGTGGCTGAGATTTTTCCCAGGGCGATCGCCCAGGCG from Neosynechococcus sphagnicola sy1 carries:
- a CDS encoding Uma2 family endonuclease; the protein is MTVINLVKIPIKTIDLSPGSHLSIPDVTWVQYEALLEELGAKRRNPRINYYNGTLELMSPLPKHERWKRLIVGLVESILKAQKRPWEPLGSTTFKRKSMAAGLEPDDCFYIQNYRTVIGKDRIDLDIDPPPDLAIEADLTSQTQREIYEALGVPELWIYGRDKLKIYVLRNNNYEESAISPTFPELPVAEIFPRAIAQAQTLGYSQALLEFEAWLNQHFLSQDRNT